The DNA segment taatgtttctgtgtaatgcgtacgtgtacagttcacagcacagcacagtcatcttcgcgggcagaggtataagttactgcagcgtagcgaagagactgtctatagcgttcataatttttgccgctgttagcgccattggcgtatttaaaccggacagtaacagctgcagggcggcgattatttgtcgcagcatggcttCGATGACACAGTCCGATGGTGATGTCTGAGTGCACTGTgcttgctcgcgctgacagtctgAGGCCCGTGTGCGCGGCGGTAAGCGTGGCCAAACATTTGGTTCCGGGCTTGCGCGGTTACCCTTGCAATGGTTTGGAGAAATCTATCGATGCCGATTCAGTTACCTTCTGCTggacctgcggaattggagccATGAAGCTCTCGTCTGGACCTACAGCTTGTCCACGCCGTCGACGCGTTCGTCTCCTCCGgtgttgcactgacgctgccgcctccttgttggacatacttgtcttgctcatttggttcagtattctttctcctttttctttgtttttttttcttttttgcgttttcctctctgtcatctttctaacccctatcccccatccccagtgtagggtagcaaaccggagactcatatctggttaacctgcctgcctttcctcttcactctctctctctctctcttctcctttttctgtttaggACAATCCTTGGAATTGGCCTCGTGGGGTCCATCGCAATTCGAGTACTTCGTTTGTCTTACTGCGCATGAAGATACGTCATGGCTGCCGGTACAGCGCAGGCATGCCGTCTAGCCTGTGCAGACAGCGTTGACATGGCCTAGCTTTAGGCACTTGTGACATTGCAATGGTCGGGGCACATAAGGACGCACCGGGTGTCTCACGTAGCCCACCTTGACATGATCAGGTAGCgtgtctccctcgaaaagaagcttgacgctcgtcgagcgaccgaagcggtgaaaatcgattaccttcactgttgaagacagaagcctTTGTAGCTCTTCGTCGCGGATGTCAATCACGACATCCGAGATAACACCCACCCTAGTGCGACCACTGTGCACGACGAACGACCGGActtctatgtgtcctagtatgcgcccggttttcaatttttctagggCGGCCTGCGTGGCTACTTCCACTGTGACTACATGTTTCTTTGTGTTGAAACGCACTTCGTTAATTCGTTTCGGAGCCACGTTACCAAGGTAGGTGCTAAGAATCTGTCTGTGTacagaatttaaattcttagaGACGTCGAGCGACACAGAAGCAATCCTGTAAGTCGGAGTTGGCGGTCCGTTGGGGCCTTGCTCACTCACGTCTTTGGTTGTCTTGCGGTATTTTCTCTTCAGTCGCTTGCACTCCACGACGGCGTAGTCGTTGTCGGAGTCCATTGGCTCATTGTTGGAGAAACAGGAACCGGATGTCTCCATGGCTACGTTGCAAGCCTTACGATATGTCCCTGCGAGACCCCGTGCGAAGAGGTGTGCTCGATGCAAGCGGTGGCGTGTCGTCTGTCATCGCTTCGGATGACTTCTCGTCCAGGAAGCACAATTAAGCCTCCGCGATGACAAAGCTAGCGCAGCAAGGCAGGAAGCGACGCTTGCTCAGATCACTTCcagccgagatataaatatttaaGTGCAGCGAACCCATGATtgcaggaggcgagcgtcaccgccaacatagaGACTCTCTCCACTTGCGCCGGTCTAGCCTCCCCCACCGGATGTGTAGGATCACGAGACGAAACGTCACGGGCAACATTGAAGGGCTGGAATTCCATCTGTACCAGGAGAATGTCTTCTTGTACTATGCGCGTCAGCTGCTGACACGTATAAGCGCAAACGTTCTACTTGTTGCGGATGTAGCTTTACATGCGTTCTTCTTTCTGACTTTCCTTATTTATCGCAGCCAGTTTCCGAGTTTGTTGGTGCTGTACCTAAAATCTGCAACAGGCGCTCCCAAGTTTGGCGGCGCAGCACTATTAGCGAAATACGCTACTAGTGACTTCCCTTCCCACCTGCTTTTCTTACGCAGTGTCGCGAGGAATACTCAAGCACAACTTCTGGACCGACACACCTATTCAGGCTGGCGTGGAACCAGCTGAGAACGCGTCGGGTACCGCGCCGTACCGCGCGATCACCGAGGTGGCTTCGGATACGTGCATCACGCAACTATTATCCAACGCCCAGTGCCGGGACGTGACTAGCACTTGTTGGGAGACCATGACGGGGGGACGGCACAGTGGCTATGGCCTGACCCATCAGGTGCTCTTCTTCAGCATTGCTTTCAAGGTAGGCAGGTATCGACGGCACGCAAGTTTCGCCTTTCTCATTATAGGCGGACAAGAGTACCTCACCTCTAAAAACGGCATGTTGACTCAGTATGTTCTGTGATGATGTACACATTACGTAGAGAGTCGGCAATGGTTTCACTGAACCACGGGAACGGTAACAGTACTGCGCAACAAGTTCTCTCATCTCCGCCCTCTTAAATTGAAAGCAAAGAAAGTAGCTGCACGTATTCCCTACGAGAGGCATTTATTCGTGCGGTTGGCCACTCTATCTAGAGCACCGACCATgactgcttagtggctttggcatagcgctgcgcacgaggtcgtgggatcgaatcccggccactgcggcagcatttcggtgggggcTATGTGCAgatgtaccgcgcattgggtgcacgctaaagaacctcaggtggtcgaaactatACCGGTGTCCTCGGAGTGCCtaacaatcagatcgtggttttggcatgtaaaagcccagaacTGTTTTTTCAACTCTATTTAACGCACTGAAGTATACTCTACAAGCAGACCGGTTCAAAAGTTCCCCATTAATGAGTACCGCTCGCGCCAGGAAGGTTCTTAACGTGGGAACGTACTTGCAGAATTTACGCTGGCCATCAGCTTCCGAGAAATAGCCAGAGAAAGAATGGCAGGTCGTCGTGATGTTGCAGTCATTGGTTGATGATGCTCTTCGCGTGCATCATCAGATGGAGAAACTGTGATGGAGAAACTAAGATGGAGAAACTGTGAGCTCTAAGCGCCTTACAAGTACTGGACGCCCTGTTTCTAGTGCTTGCATGCCTTCAGTAGGCATCATAACTTTTGTTAAATGGAGATCATTGAACCATGGCCATACGCGTCGCTGACGCGCGAAGAGTTGAGAGCATTCCTACAGTACCTCGAGTTTACAATTCCCTGCTGCCATTTATAGACTTGCTGTGAATCTTCACGTACGTGCTCAACCAGTGCTCTTTGTCCTTCCCCCTCTCTTTTCGTCTCTGTATCCCCTCTCCCAcagagcagggtagcaaaccaaacgTGCAtatggttaacctctctgcttttCCTCTCGTCTATCTCTCGTCTCTCTATCTCAGCACTCAATGCCGCAAAAGTAATTGAAATCGTCGCTCTGCAAAGGTGGGGATCTATACGGTGATATTGCTTATATGGAGGGAAGCAATCACGCTAACCTCATTCGCACTTATCccttacacacttttctcttcgTCCTTTAATTTCCTCAGTTTTCCTCGATCTTACCTTACCGCGACATCCACGGCGCAATATTTGTGTTCCAAATTATTCACATTCTTTCGTGCATATCACAGCACCTTTCGCAACGGTTACCTTGCGAGACACTGATCCCATTAACGCTCCCGACGACCGAGGTTCGAAGGCCGTTGAAGGGACTTCTCTGCTGTGATCGCTTACTTATATCTAAGTTACCTTTTACGACACCTGTCGTTACGACAAGATAGCGACTATCCTTCCGTGTAACACGAGTTCTCTTTAACGTTGTTTCAAGAGTTCATTGTGTACGTACGCACTTTTGACGTAAAGATTTATATTAACGGGTAGAAAAAGAACAGTTTTAGAAATGTGGTTTACTTCCAACTACAGTTTCTTTCCTTGCTATGACACTAGTCCAGTTTTGTGCCAGTTTTGCTTATTGAAAGACCAGTTAATAAATCGATCTCGCCATAAGTCTGGCTGCACAACCGTTATCCGGAAATACTGCTGGCAGTTGTAGCTCTCATAGCGGAGTGAAAGGAAAATGTAAGAGCAATGAGTTCTTTCTAGAGGTTTTGCAGGGTACAAAATAATTTTATAGGCTTTAAAGTGACTACACGCATCGTGGTGCCCGCCGAACTGATGTGCCGACGCGCCCTGATTGGCAAGACAAAATATTAGTTTACTAAACCATGCAGTAACTTCCACGTGCGCGATGCATTTGTTTGGTTCCGTGATAAGTTCCGGTCACATGCAGATTATGCGTCCCACACTTGCCACGTGGCACTTCACGTCAGAGAGCCAACACTAGATCATTCATGATCCACAGATGAACTGCACGAGTGTCATGGAAGAATTTTCCGAGCTCTACGGGCAACCTCCACCTGCACGAAACCTGGCTTCCAAGTGTGCCCAGGTAGCCGATGAAGCCCAGGCGGTGGCAGAGAGCGGTTTCCCGGAGCGAAGGAGGGACCTTTTTCTCGAGCAGGGTAGGTATAACCGTACACGTGACTGCTAGTATTGACACCCGGTCACTGTCATATTAGCATTCGATAACTGCCGCATTAACTGCGTTATCTCGAACAGCTTGTTTCGTTGCTGCAATTGCTCTTGTTGTGTACGACGCCCGAGACCACCATACATGACCCCAGAAGAAATATAGGGACAAAATATTCAATTTCTAATAGTGGCCAATGAATTCGAAAACTGAATTGAATAGTTTAACACTTGATTTGCTACAAAAATTTGCTCATGTTCCAACAGCCTCTTTCCAGCATCTTTTAATGCATTCAACAGGCTTTGAACGGGACGCTATAGCGGAAAATGTTGTGCGCCCATGTGGAACTAACGCTACTATGGTAATGGTAATGGTCGTTCTAGTTTAATAAAGCTAGCTCTGGCCAGCTTCAAAGTTCGAACACTAGTCGAAAGGATTGTCAGACCGGCGCCTTAAAGAAATTAAACACTCGCATGCGCTACGGTATGGCATGatgaactttattcaggtcctgaagatcaacctttaggttgacgcaggcggctcccacgtcggacAGCAAAGTTTAACCTTACCGCcctatcgtgggccttctggacggcctgtacttatCTAAAAGAACTCCACTGTGAAAGACTCGTCGCCACCACTCtctttccttgtcacagtctgtgaaagacacAGTACACTGCCAAAGCATATGATCCAAAGTAATGATgtcattacacttctcgcaattgattggcaCCTCTTTTTCTGGTTAAGCTGGTTAATATATagctggctatatatatataatatatatatatagctggttAATAAAGTTCGGACTCGGATAAGACCTTGTCTCTAACAATCTCAGaatcaccgcttgagctctattgagcttagcgtgtgacACTGGGAATTtccttctgttcatgtagtaatgcttcgtgatttcattatgtgtaagaaattggtccctgttctcctcccgCATATCATTATGGTTCTGGTCGCATAGTGCACCGATAGTAAACCCTCGTGGAGCTGCGTTAGCCGTCTCGTTTAATTTCTTCctagatggatcgacagaccccatgtgtgCAGGAAACCAGTGGATTTAGATCCCTTCGCTGTTCatctcaccgatcagctgggcagtacttttggttacaaagccttCGGTAGAGTGTCTAacagccatcttagagtcactgtaaattcGCGTCGACTTATTATTctttaaagccaatgctatcgctacttgttccgcggcTGTCGTGTCTATATAGTTATGATTGTAATAGCACCCCGAGTGAGTCcgtctgcatctactactactgccgtacaggctttctttcctctgacccatgcagcatctacaaaaaccgcatgttctctgtcgtgttctatctcttgcaggagagggttggcccttgcctttcttctttccaggttgtgcaccgcgtgcatatttctggggaaaggaatCGTCTTGATTATCTCTCCTATGCTATCCAGTTACCAGCCATGCGCTATGGCTGGTTGAAAAGAGTGTGACGCGCGCCGCATCTGCACGCTGATGATGATTTCAAACTCCAGTGTGGCGAGTCTTACGGGAATAACTATTTTCGAAGCAGCGATTTCACATTCGAAAAAGATTGCCTACGGCTTTCGGTAGACAACGTGGTGTTATCAAAGGTAAACGAAAGTTACTGAAGGCGAAAGGTATAGCCAAGCTATCTTGACGAAAGAAAGCAGGCGAGAAGCTAAAGAAAGGCAAAAGGCTGTCGTCTGCGCCATTTAGCTCACACGTTCGTGCAAGGAGAAAGTTTGTATTCATTGGTTCGGCGCGGAAAACGACGGCAACACGAAaggaaggacacaggacgagcgttgttctgtgtcttttctttttgtgttgccGCAGTTTTCCGCGCTTATCTAAAGAATGTGTCAACTCCAACTCGTCCAGCTTTCCACCTTACTGCGACTGTCTGCTTCCGTACGAACTGATGATGCCGGAACGCGCAGTAGGACGCACTACTCGGCGCACATAGAAATCCCCTGTCCTCTAATGAgtcagtgataataataataaaaaagtaaatGAACAGGCCCCGTGTAATCTACGCATTTTGGTATGATCGCAGTAGCTGTATGCGGATTCCTGGATCGAGACGTGTTCAAGAGCACATCTTTGATGGAAGCCACTCTGTCCTGGCAGAGAGACGACGGATGCTTCGAAACGTGGCAGCACAAGAGCTCCCGGAagcatcggcgtagagtgaagcGTGAAGAAAGAATCGATGACGGTGAGTCACTCCTTTACACATGGCGCGAACTGTAGCCTCTTATTCGTAGATGTAGATATGCTGCAATATGATGAAATGCATGTCATTTCCTTCATTCTCGCCGCGTGAGACCCTTGGAGACTGCACTCTACGAGGCGTGTTCATCTCCCTCCTGTTTCTGTAATGTTTTCC comes from the Dermacentor variabilis isolate Ectoservices chromosome 2, ASM5094787v1, whole genome shotgun sequence genome and includes:
- the LOC142572123 gene encoding UPF0764 protein C16orf89 homolog; this translates as MSVPGTLLALGTTLLVFLGNEQHFRRPAVEARSAEDALPLDLRILVALEGLVDALGSRLQMTYVDAACGLFFAGDRLQTILNMIQPGAENESLGASVQFPTSFNVSVEEIKSLQRKARQFGDAALELVLQTTDLPILSRGILKHNFWTDTPIQAGVEPAENASGTAPYRAITEVASDTCITQLLSNAQCRDVTSTCWETMTGGRHSGYGLTHQVLFFSIAFKMNCTSVMEEFSELYGQPPPARNLASKCAQVADEAQAVAESGFPERRRDLFLEQVAVCGFLDRDVFKSTSLMEATLSWQRDDGCFETWQHKSSRKHRRRVKREERIDDDGCSMHMTSVGAAALATWLGTLARVELQGQRLLS